In one Vibrio sp. VB16 genomic region, the following are encoded:
- a CDS encoding chemotaxis protein CheV, translated as MSNSNILMESGTNELEIAEFRLIRELPDGGTKVNSYGINVAKVREIIRFPEMTDYPKGDKHIVGVFKSREKVTPLIHLAKWLGISEKQPTSDQYVIVTDFNGVTNGFLIDSINRIHRVSWSDLEAAGEISLAGEDNCIVASVNIEDRLVFILDFELIIAEMNSDINMSQYNINTDNNVDLSPEKKRRRAQHTILIADDSKFILEQLKTVVSESGYMVETATDGEQALNYYEANKQSISAIVSDVEMPKVDGLFLCRTITSQPNHPPVLIFSSTMTKENKLKAFEVGATETLTKPEIHKLIPLLDELIFPNG; from the coding sequence ATGTCAAACTCCAATATTTTAATGGAATCCGGAACAAATGAACTTGAAATAGCTGAATTTCGATTAATCAGAGAATTGCCTGATGGCGGAACGAAAGTAAATAGTTATGGAATTAATGTCGCTAAAGTTCGGGAAATTATTCGATTTCCTGAAATGACCGACTATCCCAAGGGCGACAAGCACATTGTTGGCGTTTTTAAGTCAAGAGAAAAGGTGACCCCCTTAATACATTTAGCTAAATGGTTAGGAATATCCGAAAAACAACCCACTTCTGACCAGTATGTCATCGTTACCGATTTTAATGGGGTGACAAACGGTTTTTTAATTGATTCAATTAATCGTATTCATCGAGTTTCATGGTCCGATTTAGAGGCCGCAGGTGAGATCTCTTTGGCAGGAGAAGATAATTGTATTGTTGCATCCGTTAACATAGAAGACAGATTAGTCTTCATTCTAGATTTCGAACTGATCATTGCTGAAATGAACTCAGATATTAATATGAGCCAATACAATATAAACACAGATAATAATGTTGATTTATCACCTGAGAAGAAAAGACGAAGAGCACAACATACAATCCTAATTGCAGACGACTCTAAGTTTATATTGGAACAATTAAAAACGGTTGTTTCTGAGTCTGGGTATATGGTTGAAACGGCGACAGATGGCGAACAAGCCCTCAATTATTATGAAGCGAATAAGCAGAGCATTAGTGCTATTGTCTCAGATGTAGAAATGCCTAAAGTAGATGGTTTATTCTTATGCAGAACGATAACTAGTCAGCCCAATCACCCACCAGTGCTGATTTTTTCGTCTACTATGACAAAAGAAAACAAATTAAAGGCATTCGAAGTCGGCGCTACTGAAACACTCACTAAGCCTGAAATTCACAAATTGATTCCCTTGCTTGATGAACTAATATTCCCTAATGGATAG
- the ybgE gene encoding cyd operon protein YbgE, with protein sequence MNKCNVVLNQMHEPINKTLFRAFSFLLAIGHAGLLMWDPNQYSSAIGGFNAVIGPLFLWAICSGVIFGVGFTPIHIVWKAFFSPYISFAILIYLTIAYLFV encoded by the coding sequence ATGAATAAATGTAATGTTGTTTTAAATCAAATGCATGAGCCTATAAATAAAACTCTTTTTAGAGCGTTCTCTTTCCTATTGGCAATCGGTCACGCAGGGTTATTAATGTGGGACCCTAACCAATACAGTAGTGCGATTGGGGGATTTAACGCAGTAATCGGTCCGCTGTTTCTTTGGGCTATCTGCTCAGGCGTAATATTTGGTGTAGGCTTTACCCCTATCCATATTGTGTGGAAAGCATTTTTCTCGCCCTATATTTCTTTCGCTATCCTCATTTATCTAACAATCGCCTATCTATTCGTTTGA
- the cydX gene encoding cytochrome bd-I oxidase subunit CydX yields MWYFAWILGVLLACAFGIINALWLEHSEMMDKDSE; encoded by the coding sequence ATGTGGTATTTTGCATGGATTTTAGGCGTTCTACTTGCCTGTGCTTTTGGCATTATTAATGCGCTTTGGTTAGAGCACTCAGAAATGATGGACAAAGACAGTGAATAA
- the tolQ gene encoding protein TolQ: MNAEISILDLFLQASLLVKFVMLILLGMSVVSWAMIIQRSKVLRTASKDATEFEDKFWSTQDLSKLYQEVKENKDDLSGSREIFYSGFTEFARLRRTYGSSSESVMDGTGRAMRVTVSREVESLETSLPFLATVGSISPYIGLFGTVWGIMHAFIALGQVKQATLAMVAPGIAEALVATAMGLFAAIPAVMAYNSLSNRVSKLEHSYATFSEEFHSILHRQAMSDKD; this comes from the coding sequence GTGAACGCTGAAATTTCAATCTTAGATCTATTCTTACAGGCAAGCTTACTCGTTAAGTTTGTCATGCTGATATTACTTGGTATGTCGGTTGTTTCATGGGCGATGATTATTCAACGCAGTAAAGTGTTGAGAACCGCATCAAAAGACGCCACTGAATTTGAAGACAAATTTTGGTCTACCCAAGACCTATCGAAGTTATATCAGGAAGTAAAAGAAAATAAAGACGATCTGTCTGGTAGCCGAGAGATTTTTTATTCTGGCTTTACTGAATTTGCTCGTTTAAGAAGAACCTACGGTTCATCAAGTGAATCTGTGATGGACGGAACAGGCCGCGCAATGCGCGTTACCGTTTCACGAGAAGTAGAATCGCTTGAGACAAGCTTGCCGTTTTTGGCGACAGTTGGGTCTATCAGCCCGTATATTGGTTTATTTGGTACGGTGTGGGGCATTATGCATGCATTTATCGCGTTAGGTCAGGTTAAGCAAGCGACGCTAGCCATGGTAGCCCCAGGTATTGCTGAAGCTTTAGTTGCGACGGCGATGGGTTTGTTCGCGGCTATCCCAGCCGTAATGGCTTACAACAGTTTAAGCAATCGCGTGAGTAAGTTAGAGCACTCTTACGCGACGTTTTCTGAAGAGTTCCATAGTATTCTCCATCGCCAAGCGATGAGTGATAAGGATTAA
- the ybgC gene encoding tol-pal system-associated acyl-CoA thioesterase yields the protein MTTSPFKWPVTIYYEDTDAGGVVYHSNYLKYFERARTELLRHIGVSQQVLLVENIGFVVRHIDIDFLQGARLDDQLTVVTTVSELKKASIVFCQEIVNLEGRTLCKALVKVACVNIQKMKPQAIPSSLIAELNQSER from the coding sequence GTGACAACTTCTCCATTCAAATGGCCCGTTACTATCTATTACGAAGATACTGACGCAGGTGGTGTTGTATACCATTCTAACTACCTGAAGTATTTCGAAAGAGCAAGGACGGAACTACTTCGACATATTGGGGTCTCTCAACAGGTGCTATTAGTAGAAAACATAGGCTTTGTTGTTCGACATATTGATATCGACTTTTTACAAGGTGCAAGGCTAGATGACCAATTGACGGTTGTCACTACTGTGTCTGAATTGAAGAAAGCGTCAATAGTGTTTTGTCAGGAAATCGTCAATCTTGAAGGCCGCACATTGTGTAAAGCCCTAGTTAAGGTAGCATGCGTGAACATTCAAAAAATGAAACCTCAAGCTATCCCAAGCTCATTAATTGCGGAGTTGAATCAGAGTGAACGCTGA